The nucleotide sequence CCCCAATTAAAGTATTTTTTCTTCTGCACCTTACCATTGCTAGAGTCCAGTGGCTCCACTTCGCATGTAAAGACTATGGTATACAGATTCCACTTTGCTACTGAGGGATGTTGCATGCATGCCCCTGCTAGCATGAAGCTCAGTGTGTGCATAAAGACCCTGCAGAGCTTTTGGTTGTGAATCAAAtctgttaaatgtttatttgaaagtaCAGTGTAAATCTATTTAAGAAAAAACAGCTCTCTTTTTTGTAGTCTGGCAAAGCTtactttttattatcattattcacAGCAATCAGAAagagtttgcattttaaatattcaatttaaataacaattaaaagtgttggtgctgacctttaaaaccctaaaacggccttggcccagtatacctgaaggagcgtctccgcccccatcgttctacctggacactgaggtctatcaccgagggccttctggcggttccctcactgcgagaagcaaagttaaaaggaaccaggcagagggccttcttggtagtggcgcccaccatgtggaacgccctctcccaccagatgtcaaggaaataaacaactatctgacttttagaagacatctgtttagggaagtttttaatgactgatgttttaatgtatttttttaaaatattttgttagaagccgcccagagtggctggggaaacccagccagatgggcagggtataaataatgtattattattattattattattattattattattattattattattatggtttcaCAGGGAGGTCACATTCTAGAAAACATAGAAAACTGCTTATAGATTTAGAAACTCTACTGCAATCATGGCATCCCTCTGCCCAGAAAAACATCTTCAAGTAGTGCACAGAACTGATTTTTATATTTCTTTCATGTGCATGGGTTGCGTTTATGGAAACAGGGATCCCCAAATATGCAGGAGCTCCATGTGGGCCTCTGAGCACATGTGAAACTCCAAATTTGGGATTCATGCACCCCAGTCCTAATACCAATGATTCAGAAGAATTATGAAATATTTGCTTAAAAATTAAGTAATTGCAAATACTGTTCCAtgcaaattaatattttaaacaaaatcagCACCAGTGCTTTTCATTGTACTCGCTATATGCTGAAGAGATGTGTTTTCTTCTAGGCAACAGTTGCTGCCTTTGCAGCTAGTGAAGGCCATTCTCACCCTCGAGTGGTAGAACTGCCAAAGACTGATGAAGGCCTTGGTTTTAATGTAATGGGAGGAAAAGAACAAAATTCTCCTATTTATATTTCTCGCATAATTCCCGGAGGAGTAGCTGAGAGACATGGAGGACTCAAACGGGGAGACCAGTTACTTTCTGTTAATGGAGTGGTATGTGaacatgttgatttttttttttttttatgaactgtgCTTTTTGAAGGAGCTTCAGCTCCCATGCTGCAAGTAAGAAGTCGTAGCTGGAAATACTGTGGGCTGTGTTGAGACATCACCTTCCACGGATGGAAATGCTCCTTCCATCTATGGAAGACTTTTGCCATTTCCCTCTCCCCACGCTGCTTCAGAGAGTCACCTAACCCTTGGGAACTGTGGAAGATGGTCCTAGAGGCTATAGTGGGAGGAAGGAACAGACAAAAGCTGTCTCCTACTGGTCTGTCAATGGGAGTGTCCCATGAGTTCCACTGAGGAGATGCTCCCACAGGTTGGAGTGAAATCTGGATACAAACCATTATATGTAGATCTTGAGTCTTGATGGGTCCAGTATAGAATTGCAAACATTCATTTTGTTATTACAAAAAACTGCTGTTACGTTATGCAATATTAGGAATAGTTTGCAAGTCAatgatttatatataaaaaaaacccagttaatctttaaaaagcaaaacaacaggcAGTCGTAATGTGACATTTCAGATACAAAAACTGCAAAGTGGAGATTTTGTGTAGCCATATAtagtggacccaggtggcgctgtgggttaaaccacagagcctagggcttgctgatcagaaggtcggcggttcgaatccctgccacggggtgagctcccgttgtgcggtcccagctcctgcccacctagcagttcgaaagcacgtcaaagtgcaagtagataaatagggaccgctctagcgggaaggtaaacggcgtttccgtgcgctgccctggttcgccagaagcggcttagtcatgctggccacatgacccggaagctgtctgcggacaaacgccggctcccttggcctatagagcgagatgagcgccgcaaccccagagtcgggcacgactggacctgatggtcaggggtccctttacctttacctttatatagtggtacctcgggttacataggcttcaggttacatacgcttcagattacatactctgctaacccagaaataacgcttcaggttaagaactttgcttcaggataagaacagaaattgttctctggcggcacagcagcagcaggaggccccattagctaaggttaagaacagtttcaggttaagaatggaccttcagaacaaattaagttcttaacctgaggtaccattgtattgatTTTACAAGGGTGTGTTGGGGTGCAGTAAatctgtaaaaaaggtaaagtgacccctgaccattaggtgcagtcgtggacgactctggggttgcggcactcatctcactttactggctgagggagccagcgtacagcttctgggtcatgtgaccagcatgactaagctgcttctggtaaaccagagcagcacacggaaatgccgtttaccttcccgctggagcggcacctatttatctacttttactttgacatgcttttgaactgctagcttggcaggagcagggaccgagcaacgggagctcaccccattacggtgattcaaaccgccgaccttctgatcggcaagccctaggctttgtagATGCCACTTATCTGAGAACTCATCCCTGCAGTAGGTGCATCAATTTTAGCCAACTGCTTCTTTAATATAATTCTTGCCCCAACTGCAAAAAGCTTAATGACTTTAGGGCCTTATCAAGCTGCTGGAACTGTGTTTTCTGCCCTGGTCCTGGGTTCTGCTTTCTTGCCTTTTCACTCTCCCTTGGACACTTTCTACCTGCCAGGGGGTAAAGTTCAGGTATTGCCTTCCTGACCCAAGTCCTTAATAGAAAGACATCTTTTGCAATATGTGGTTTTTCACTATTCTTTCCTTTCGTAATCAGAGCGTGGAAGGAGAGCACCACGAGAAAGCCGTGGAGCTCCTGAAGGCCGCTAAGGACAGCGTCAAGCTAGTGGTGCGCTACACTCCCAAAGTGTTGGATGAGATGGAGGCTCGCTTTGAGAAGCTAAGGACAGCACGGCGCAGGCAACAGCAGCAGTTGctaattcagcagcagcagcagaatgcaCAACAAAACCATATGTCGTAGGTGAGAGAATCCAATGGTCTTGCTTTTAGCCTACCATTAGAAAATACTTTTGGTGTGTCGTGATCCATAGCCTGCTTGTAGTTTCACAAGCCCTACTTTAATAATTTGGGTTTAGGTGCTAATCCATAATTTGCTTTGACATGCCATACCCTAAAATCCTTGCTCAGTGTTGATTGATATTAGAGCAGCAGGGGATTATTTCATAACTTAGATTTTATGCAGAATTCTCAAATATAGTTGTTAGGCTCCAGTTCAAAATTCAGGAATATGAACTGAATCATATAGATATACCAGAGTAGTCCTAATCCCCTGACCTGTGCTGCTGGAGGGAGTTACAATATACCAGCAGTGTCTGGTCATTGATGTCTGTTGGCTGGCTTACTGCACCCTCTAAAAAGCACAGCGGTTGAGCAGCTGTCTCCAGCAGTGTTCCCACCAATGACATCAAGTGTTGGACCCTGATGTGGAGTAGAGCAGGCCAGAGCTGGATCCACAGCTGCTCCATCACCTGCAGAAGGAATAGGATTCCTCTGGAGGACACCTGGTCTCAATACAGTTGTTGGATCTGAAATACCAGGTAGTGATTTGGCTCCATTGCACTATTGCAGTTATATGGAAAAAACCCTTTACAATTAAGACCAGTAGCAGGCAGCATGGTGGGCTGGCAACACTTACCTGACCTCTGGGGAGTCACATCATTGAGACATAAGATGGAGAGGGGCAAGGTTGCAAATGcaatggcagagccaatccagttcTCCCACTGGTGTATTTGCACTGTGCCATCCTTGTCCGTCCTGACACCTTGTTCACCCCCTTTTATCTTCAGTAAGCAGAGACGACATGACCAATTACAGGTCATGTGAACAGAGCTACAGATCCaaacacaaagcaaaaaagaGCAGACTACACTTATCATTTGGCTGCTGGACCAATTGAATGGCCCTTATTTGCTAGGGCTACTGATGGCTGCATGATATTAACGCTGGCCAAACACCAGTGTAGTGACTCCCTGGCAGCTATGCATATGGTAGATGAAAAAGAGTAATGAAGGAAATAGACAGAAGGGGCAGATGTTGGTTAATTCCtcactgtttttgttgttgttgtttaattataGATTGTCCTCGAAGAAGAAATTCTAAACCAAGAATCCAACAATTTAGCAGCAAAGCTGTATTTTGAATTCCAACATACAGTAAAAGAGCAGCAGCAATGACAATACAACAGCTGCATTCACCAGCAAACTGAAAGGCTGCCATAAGAATTGCCTGGCAGGTCAATAACGTACTGAAATCCTTCTAAAAAAGGTTTTTCCGTGTACTGAAGTCCTAGGACGAAAGGTTTCTTTGACTCTACTCCTGTTCCGTGTggtaaggctttttaaaaaagaaaaagaacactcTGTAAAATTGAGAGTTTTAAtagtgaatgaatgaacgaataaatgaatgaatggatgaatgtgTGTATGGTCCAATCCTGCTCGCTTTACAATGATACTTCAGTGGGAATTTATCAGATGGATGCAAGATGGGGCCATTGCTGAGAGTGACAGCTGTCCAGTATTTCTGGCCCCGATCTAGCCCAAGCCATGCTTTCAAAAGGATCAGACCTACTTGATTCAGAATGTAGATGGGAAAGTGCTCTAGACTACACACTGAAAGCAATGTGCTGACATTTGGGTGCTGACAATTGAATGCCATCCCTTTTGTGTCCACGGTTCCTAAACCAGTAATACATGTGAGGAAGACCACCTTTTAAATGTACAAATCTCCCTATTTGGATTGAGGCCTGTGGCCCCAAGACGTTACATATTCAGGGAGAAATGGCATCAGTTATAAAATGTTGCCACTTACAAAAGCCCTTCTTGCATCTT is from Lacerta agilis isolate rLacAgi1 chromosome 10, rLacAgi1.pri, whole genome shotgun sequence and encodes:
- the LIN7A gene encoding protein lin-7 homolog A isoform X3 — encoded protein: MHETINVNGCPEFRARATAKATVAAFAASEGHSHPRVVELPKTDEGLGFNVMGGKEQNSPIYISRIIPGGVAERHGGLKRGDQLLSVNGVSVEGEHHEKAVELLKAAKDSVKLVVRYTPKVLDEMEARFEKLRTARRRQQQQLLIQQQQQNAQQNHMS
- the LIN7A gene encoding protein lin-7 homolog A isoform X1; translation: MATTLTAVQPLTLDRDVARAIELLEKLQEAGEVPGHKLQSLKKVLQSEFCTAIREVYQYMHETINVNGCPEFRARATAKATVAAFAASEGHSHPRVVELPKTDEGLGFNVMGGKEQNSPIYISRIIPGGVAERHGGLKRGDQLLSVNGVSVEGEHHEKAVELLKAAKDSVKLVVRYTPKVLDEMEARFEKLRTARRRQQQQLLIQQQQQNAQQNHMS
- the LIN7A gene encoding protein lin-7 homolog A isoform X2, whose product is MATTLTAVQPLTLDRDVARAIELLEKLQEAGEVPGHKLQSLKKVLQSEFCTAIREATVAAFAASEGHSHPRVVELPKTDEGLGFNVMGGKEQNSPIYISRIIPGGVAERHGGLKRGDQLLSVNGVSVEGEHHEKAVELLKAAKDSVKLVVRYTPKVLDEMEARFEKLRTARRRQQQQLLIQQQQQNAQQNHMS